From Cellulomonas chengniuliangii, the proteins below share one genomic window:
- the fliG gene encoding flagellar motor switch protein FliG, which translates to MATLTGAQKAAMVLLQLGRDRAARVMAQLDVAEIEELTAEILRLEHVDQAVADEVLDEFYEVSLSGPGVGGGLGYAQHLLEASIGRDQAAGMIDRLQSTMAGQRFDFLQNADARQVLSLISGEHPQTIALVLAHLRPDHASAILAGLAGDLQAEVAHRIALMERASPDVVAVVADSLRRNASTVLTPQELSAVGGVQPLVEIINRADPMTEKLILEGLQERDEALAEEVRSRMFVFGDIVLLEDRAMQLVLRQVETGELSVALKGVGDEVRDKILRNLSERARENLLEEVELLGPVRLSQVEDARAGIVQVIRRLEEGGQIVIRREGEDEYVS; encoded by the coding sequence ATGGCCACGCTGACTGGCGCCCAGAAGGCCGCCATGGTGCTGCTCCAGCTGGGCCGTGACCGCGCCGCGCGTGTGATGGCGCAGCTCGACGTCGCCGAGATCGAAGAGCTGACCGCCGAGATCCTCCGCCTGGAGCACGTCGACCAGGCCGTGGCCGACGAGGTGCTGGACGAGTTCTACGAGGTCTCCCTGAGCGGGCCCGGGGTGGGCGGCGGCCTGGGCTACGCCCAGCACCTGCTCGAGGCGTCCATCGGACGGGACCAGGCCGCGGGGATGATCGACCGCCTCCAGTCCACGATGGCTGGGCAGCGGTTCGACTTCCTGCAGAACGCTGACGCCCGCCAGGTGCTGTCGTTGATCAGCGGCGAGCACCCGCAGACCATCGCGCTGGTCCTCGCCCACCTGCGTCCCGACCACGCGTCGGCGATCCTCGCCGGCCTGGCGGGAGACCTCCAGGCCGAGGTCGCGCACCGCATCGCGCTGATGGAGCGCGCGTCGCCGGACGTGGTGGCCGTGGTCGCCGACAGCCTGCGCCGCAACGCCTCGACGGTGCTGACCCCGCAGGAGCTCTCCGCCGTCGGCGGCGTGCAGCCGTTGGTGGAGATCATCAACCGCGCGGACCCGATGACCGAGAAGCTCATCCTCGAGGGACTGCAGGAGCGGGACGAGGCCCTCGCCGAGGAGGTCCGGAGCCGGATGTTCGTGTTCGGCGACATCGTGCTGCTCGAGGACCGGGCGATGCAGCTCGTGCTGCGCCAGGTCGAGACGGGCGAGCTCTCCGTGGCGCTCAAGGGCGTCGGCGACGAGGTGCGCGACAAGATCCTGCGGAACCTGTCCGAGCGGGCGCGCGAGAACCTCCTCGAGGAGGTCGAGCTGCTGGGACCGGTGCGCCTGTCGCAGGTCGAGGACGCCCGCGCGGGGATCGTGCAGGTCATCCGCCGCCTGGAGGAGGGCGGCCAGATCGTCATCCGCCGCGAGGGCGAGGACGAGTATGTCTCCTGA
- a CDS encoding FliI/YscN family ATPase: MAFSETGASCWDRALRVARPEVVGSVRGIVGLTIEVAGTMSAVGDLVQIGSGPDAVPAEVVAADRDAARCMPLGPTHGLRSGMPVRALGSALTAPVGRGLLGRVVDGLGRPIDGKGPLRADARLPVTGNAPHPLERARVAEPLELGVRVLDTLVTVGRGQRMGLFAGSGVGKSSLLSMVARGTDAEVSVIALVGERGREVREFLEDDLGPEGLARSVVVVATSDEPPLVRLRSAFVATRIAEGFRDEGSHVVLMMDSLTRVAMAQREIGLSVGEPPATRGYPPSTFALLAQLLERAGTAATGSITGIYTVLVDGDDHNEPIADAARSILDGHVVLDRKLAVAGHFPSVDALASISRVATRVISREQRSLAVGLRTVMAARRQAQDLLDVGAYVSGSNPLVDAAVTHGRAIDAFLQQPLEDAAGAEDSWRRLAELVAVMGVTA; encoded by the coding sequence GTGGCGTTCTCCGAGACGGGCGCCTCCTGCTGGGACCGCGCTCTGCGGGTCGCGCGGCCCGAGGTGGTGGGCTCGGTGCGAGGCATCGTCGGCCTGACCATCGAGGTCGCCGGGACGATGTCCGCGGTGGGCGACCTCGTCCAGATCGGCTCCGGGCCCGACGCGGTGCCCGCCGAGGTCGTCGCGGCGGATCGCGACGCGGCACGGTGCATGCCGCTCGGCCCCACGCACGGGCTCCGCAGCGGCATGCCGGTGCGCGCCCTGGGCTCCGCGCTCACCGCCCCCGTGGGGCGCGGCCTGCTCGGACGCGTCGTGGACGGCCTGGGCCGCCCGATCGACGGCAAGGGCCCGCTCCGTGCCGACGCGCGCCTGCCCGTCACCGGGAACGCGCCGCACCCCCTCGAGCGCGCCCGGGTCGCCGAGCCGCTCGAGCTCGGCGTGCGGGTGCTCGACACCTTGGTGACGGTCGGCCGCGGGCAGCGCATGGGCCTGTTCGCCGGCTCCGGCGTCGGCAAGTCGAGCCTGCTGTCCATGGTCGCGCGCGGCACCGACGCCGAGGTGTCCGTGATCGCCCTGGTCGGGGAGCGTGGCCGTGAGGTGCGCGAGTTCCTCGAGGACGACCTGGGCCCCGAGGGCCTGGCGCGTTCGGTGGTGGTCGTCGCGACCTCGGACGAGCCGCCCTTGGTGCGCCTCCGCTCGGCCTTCGTGGCCACCCGGATCGCTGAGGGCTTTCGCGACGAGGGCTCGCACGTCGTGCTGATGATGGACTCCCTGACCCGCGTGGCGATGGCGCAGCGCGAGATCGGCCTGTCGGTGGGGGAGCCCCCGGCGACGCGCGGCTACCCGCCCAGCACCTTCGCGCTGCTCGCCCAGCTGCTCGAGCGGGCCGGCACCGCGGCCACCGGGTCGATCACCGGCATCTACACCGTGCTGGTCGACGGTGACGACCACAACGAGCCGATCGCCGACGCGGCCCGCTCGATCCTCGACGGCCACGTGGTGCTCGACCGCAAGCTCGCGGTCGCCGGCCACTTCCCGAGCGTCGACGCGCTCGCGTCGATCTCCCGCGTCGCCACCCGCGTCATCTCCCGCGAGCAGCGGAGCCTGGCTGTCGGCCTGCGCACCGTGATGGCCGCGCGCCGCCAGGCGCAGGACCTGCTCGACGTGGGCGCCTATGTCTCGGGATCCAACCCCCTGGTGGACGCGGCCGTCACGCACGGCCGCGCCATCGACGCGTTCCTGCAGCAGCCCCTCGAGGACGCCGCCGGCGCCGAGGACTCCTGGCGGCGGCTGGCCGAGCTGGTGGCCGTGATGGGCGTGACCGCATGA
- a CDS encoding flagellar export protein FliJ, protein MSRAFRLASLLRLRGIAEDRAAVELAAATRRRDEAERRRLDTEVMLGNAALPARADELHWRAAIASRTALSGLLIEHGTRVARAQDDVDGAQGVWSQARTATRTLEKLEERHDAEVRSEDERAEQAVLDEVAGRRRPAGADGGPR, encoded by the coding sequence ATGAGCCGCGCATTCCGCCTGGCGAGCCTGCTGCGGCTGCGCGGCATCGCCGAGGACCGCGCCGCCGTCGAGCTCGCCGCCGCCACCCGCCGTCGGGACGAGGCGGAGCGCCGTCGGCTCGACACCGAGGTGATGCTCGGGAACGCCGCGCTGCCCGCTCGGGCCGACGAGCTGCACTGGCGCGCGGCCATCGCGAGCCGCACCGCCCTCAGCGGCCTGCTGATCGAGCACGGGACGCGCGTGGCGCGAGCCCAGGACGACGTGGATGGCGCGCAGGGAGTGTGGTCGCAGGCGCGCACCGCCACCCGCACGTTGGAGAAGCTCGAGGAGCGGCACGACGCCGAGGTCCGCTCGGAGGACGAGCGGGCCGAGCAGGCGGTCCTCGACGAGGTCGCGGGGCGTCGGCGCCCCGCGGGAGCAGACGGAGGACCCCGATGA
- a CDS encoding FliH/SctL family protein has protein sequence MSPDLRTSPFHSAAIGQPRDAARDAARAAELELARGAGHAVGFAAGRREAAQLAAVEAERVAAERAVADATRAAEHAAALAVLERAAAAAAARTAPVLAELEQRLHGAALELAQAVLGHELRDGEHSARAALARVRQHPQQVGPQTVRMHPRDLAALEAVGVTADIDGLTLVADATLGLGDAVSEHPDGYLDARLATALDRVRAALELPLASTAGQEPA, from the coding sequence ATGTCTCCTGACCTGCGGACCAGTCCGTTCCACAGCGCGGCCATCGGCCAGCCCCGAGACGCGGCGCGCGACGCCGCCCGGGCCGCCGAGCTCGAGCTCGCGCGGGGGGCCGGGCACGCCGTGGGTTTCGCGGCAGGGCGCCGCGAGGCCGCCCAGCTCGCTGCCGTCGAGGCCGAGCGGGTGGCGGCGGAGCGCGCCGTGGCTGACGCCACGCGAGCCGCCGAGCACGCTGCCGCGCTGGCAGTGCTCGAGCGGGCGGCCGCCGCCGCGGCAGCGCGCACCGCTCCGGTCCTCGCCGAGCTCGAGCAGCGCCTGCACGGCGCGGCCCTCGAGCTCGCCCAGGCCGTGCTCGGCCACGAGCTGCGGGACGGCGAGCACTCGGCGCGCGCGGCGCTGGCCCGCGTGCGGCAGCACCCCCAGCAGGTGGGCCCGCAGACGGTGCGGATGCACCCGCGCGACCTCGCGGCGCTCGAGGCCGTCGGCGTGACGGCCGACATCGACGGGCTCACGCTGGTCGCCGACGCGACGCTCGGGCTGGGCGACGCGGTGAGCGAGCACCCCGACGGGTACCTGGACGCCCGACTGGCCACCGCCCTGGACCGGGTGCGCGCGGCGCTCGAGCTGCCGCTGGCGAGCACTGCCGGGCAGGAGCCGGCGTGA
- a CDS encoding flagellar hook-basal body complex protein FliE: MSIPAIGGVTSVAPTAYLSALTGADTAAPASDGSAFASVLGSIDSLQGLQATSNELAVRAVTGDLDDVHDYTVAAAEASLTLELTAALRNKAVDAFTEIMRMQA, translated from the coding sequence ATGAGCATCCCCGCGATCGGTGGCGTGACCTCGGTCGCGCCCACCGCGTACCTGTCCGCGCTGACCGGCGCCGACACCGCAGCCCCGGCCTCCGACGGCAGCGCGTTCGCGTCGGTGCTCGGGTCCATCGACTCGCTGCAGGGCCTGCAGGCGACCAGCAACGAGCTCGCGGTGCGCGCCGTGACCGGTGACCTCGACGACGTGCACGACTACACGGTGGCCGCGGCCGAGGCGAGCCTCACGCTCGAGCTCACCGCGGCGCTGCGCAACAAGGCTGTGGACGCGTTCACCGAGATCATGCGGATGCAGGCCTGA
- a CDS encoding motility protein A codes for MDPAGIIGIVVVFGAIFGALLIEGADPMSIFLPAPLMLVWIGTIGVGIAGHTVKDVLASYAAVPRAFRAKAADPGAMVDTVVNLADRARREGLLALEDAAKDIDDPFLRSGLQAAIDGTDPEDLRIILEDKIATKRTQDRVHAKFFQDMGGYAPTIGIIGTVISLVHVLENLADPASLGHSIAAAFVATLWGILSANAVWLPIGTRIRRLSDLECLQMEVTLEGLLAVQAGANPRLVGERLRSLVPASPAAKAAA; via the coding sequence ATGGACCCCGCCGGAATCATCGGGATCGTCGTCGTCTTCGGCGCCATCTTCGGTGCGCTGCTGATCGAGGGCGCCGACCCGATGTCCATTTTCCTTCCCGCGCCGCTCATGCTGGTGTGGATCGGCACCATCGGCGTGGGCATCGCCGGGCACACCGTCAAGGACGTGCTCGCCTCGTACGCGGCGGTGCCGCGGGCGTTCCGCGCGAAGGCCGCCGACCCGGGCGCGATGGTCGACACCGTGGTGAACCTCGCGGACCGCGCCCGTCGCGAGGGCCTGCTGGCCCTGGAGGACGCCGCGAAGGACATCGACGACCCGTTCCTGCGCTCCGGGCTGCAGGCGGCGATCGACGGCACGGACCCAGAGGACCTGCGGATCATCCTCGAGGACAAGATCGCCACGAAGCGGACCCAGGACCGGGTGCACGCCAAGTTCTTCCAGGACATGGGCGGCTACGCGCCCACCATCGGCATCATCGGCACGGTCATCTCGCTGGTCCACGTGCTCGAGAACCTGGCCGATCCCGCGTCGCTGGGCCACTCGATCGCGGCGGCCTTCGTCGCGACCCTGTGGGGGATCCTCTCCGCCAACGCGGTGTGGCTGCCCATCGGCACGCGCATCCGCCGGCTCTCCGACCTGGAGTGCCTGCAGATGGAGGTCACCCTCGAGGGCCTGCTGGCGGTGCAGGCCGGCGCGAACCCGCGCCTGGTCGGCGAGCGCCTCCGCAGCCTCGTGCCCGCGTCGCCCGCCGCCAAGGCCGCGGCGTGA
- a CDS encoding flagellar FlbD family protein: MIVVTRLNGHQFGVNPDLLQRIDSAPDTILTLIDGSKYIVEESMTEVIALIHEHRAQLLARAQEIQTSPRATVELVRDEESKDDAPLAHPVPLRPRSR, translated from the coding sequence GTGATCGTCGTGACGCGCCTCAACGGGCACCAGTTCGGGGTGAACCCCGACCTGCTCCAACGCATCGACAGCGCCCCTGACACGATCCTCACGCTCATCGACGGGTCCAAGTACATCGTGGAGGAGTCGATGACCGAGGTCATCGCCCTCATCCACGAGCACCGAGCCCAACTCTTGGCACGCGCGCAGGAGATCCAGACGTCGCCCAGGGCGACAGTCGAGCTCGTCCGGGACGAGGAGTCCAAGGACGACGCCCCCCTTGCGCACCCTGTGCCCCTTCGACCCAGGAGTCGCTGA
- a CDS encoding flagellar hook protein FlgE, whose translation MLRSLFSGISGLRSHQTMLDVTGNNIANVNTTGFKSSQVQFQDTLSQVLQNGGGAQDGTGGTNPAQVGLGVRVAGITTNFTQGASQSTGRSTDMMIQGDGFFVVRKGPETFYTRAGSFDFDATGQMVLPGEGAIVQGWAAVNGVIDTNSPLVDLKVPAGTVMAAVQTTQASFVGNLPADAADGTVLHRTISAYDSTGVEREIELTFTRSATGWSLAATDGTATVAPGALTFNADGSLATPTTFAIGGVDVDLSTITGFAGIETLKAGAQDGQAAGTLLSFALGADGTITGSFSNGLKQAIGRIALGGFTNPAGLEKAGGSLFRTGVNSGPAQVGTAGTGGRGGLAGGSLEMSNVDLSSEFTSLIIAQRGFQANSRVITTSDEVLQELVNLKR comes from the coding sequence ATGCTCCGCTCGCTCTTCTCCGGCATCAGCGGTCTGCGCAGTCACCAGACCATGCTCGACGTGACCGGCAACAACATCGCGAATGTCAACACCACCGGGTTCAAGTCCTCCCAGGTCCAGTTCCAGGACACCCTCAGCCAGGTGCTCCAGAACGGCGGCGGCGCCCAGGACGGCACCGGCGGCACCAACCCCGCGCAGGTGGGCCTCGGCGTGCGCGTCGCGGGCATCACGACCAACTTCACGCAGGGCGCCTCGCAGTCCACCGGGCGCTCGACCGACATGATGATCCAGGGCGACGGGTTCTTCGTGGTCCGCAAGGGTCCCGAGACCTTCTACACGCGCGCCGGCAGCTTCGACTTCGACGCCACCGGCCAGATGGTGCTGCCGGGCGAGGGCGCCATCGTGCAGGGCTGGGCGGCCGTGAACGGCGTCATCGACACGAACAGCCCGCTGGTGGACCTCAAGGTCCCGGCTGGCACCGTGATGGCCGCGGTGCAGACCACCCAGGCGAGCTTCGTGGGCAACCTGCCCGCCGACGCCGCGGACGGCACCGTGCTGCACCGCACCATCTCGGCCTACGACTCCACGGGCGTCGAGCGCGAGATCGAGCTCACCTTCACGCGATCGGCCACCGGCTGGTCGCTGGCCGCCACCGACGGGACCGCCACGGTGGCTCCCGGCGCGCTGACCTTCAACGCGGACGGCTCGCTGGCCACGCCCACCACCTTCGCGATCGGCGGGGTGGACGTGGACCTTTCGACCATCACCGGCTTCGCCGGCATCGAGACGCTCAAGGCGGGCGCGCAGGACGGCCAGGCCGCCGGCACCCTGCTCTCGTTCGCGCTGGGCGCCGACGGCACCATCACGGGGTCGTTCAGCAACGGGCTCAAGCAGGCCATCGGCCGGATCGCGCTGGGCGGGTTCACGAACCCGGCCGGCCTGGAGAAGGCGGGCGGCTCGCTGTTCCGCACCGGGGTCAACTCCGGCCCCGCGCAGGTCGGCACGGCCGGCACCGGCGGGCGGGGCGGCCTGGCGGGCGGCTCCCTCGAGATGTCCAATGTGGACCTCTCGAGCGAGTTCACGTCGCTGATCATCGCCCAGCGCGGCTTCCAGGCGAACTCCCGCGTGATCACCACGTCGGACGAGGTGCTGCAGGAGCTCGTCAACCTCAAGCGCTGA
- a CDS encoding flagellar hook-length control protein FliK, producing MTAPVASRGVPAPAPAPQPAQSAPGRSATQQDFDAVLRDQVRRDDVRRDDVRRDDVRRDDVRREQAGRDQVGRGAQTRVQDRPAGVAPSTEGEATLDSGLTGAIAAAAQLVAAPVVPSAPLAAPTAAEGPEGAPAGTSLTPVADPSALATALAAASTAASLGGAPSGVVADGAGTAGGAAVLGAQASPVIAAADVAAIPPSPVAGETAPVVVPPRAVMPEPVVSAPTAPTGVPAAAVDGQGAAPRAAQPAAPAPAAPAAPVPADALPAVATAPVEPPVAPAAVRAAVPVPPPPPVPVAAQLAPQLASLRSLGEGQHVMSLAIDPEHLGPVRVVAHISPDAIRIELIGATDASREALRGSLSELRRDLAASGLQAELQLGQRQAGSSDQGRADGGPARGASPTASTGAGGTAAGDLPTQPRTPSATRPGGIDVIA from the coding sequence GTGACCGCGCCAGTGGCGTCGCGCGGCGTGCCCGCACCCGCCCCCGCGCCGCAACCGGCGCAGTCTGCGCCGGGGCGCTCCGCGACCCAGCAGGACTTCGACGCGGTGCTCCGCGACCAGGTCCGACGTGACGACGTGCGGCGCGACGACGTCCGACGTGACGACGTTCGACGTGATGACGTCCGACGTGAGCAGGCGGGACGCGACCAGGTCGGACGCGGCGCCCAGACGCGTGTCCAGGACCGTCCAGCGGGGGTCGCCCCCAGCACCGAGGGCGAGGCGACGCTCGACAGCGGCCTCACCGGAGCGATCGCGGCCGCCGCCCAGCTCGTGGCGGCCCCGGTGGTCCCGTCGGCGCCGCTGGCGGCTCCCACCGCTGCCGAGGGGCCCGAGGGCGCGCCGGCCGGGACCAGCCTGACGCCTGTCGCCGACCCGTCTGCGCTCGCGACGGCGCTCGCGGCGGCCTCGACCGCCGCGTCGCTCGGTGGGGCGCCATCCGGCGTCGTCGCGGACGGCGCCGGGACGGCCGGTGGCGCAGCGGTCCTCGGCGCGCAGGCGTCGCCGGTCATCGCCGCCGCGGACGTCGCCGCGATTCCACCTAGCCCGGTCGCCGGTGAGACGGCGCCTGTCGTCGTGCCGCCTCGTGCCGTCATGCCCGAGCCCGTCGTCAGCGCGCCCACCGCGCCGACCGGCGTGCCCGCCGCCGCGGTGGACGGACAGGGCGCGGCGCCGCGCGCAGCCCAGCCCGCCGCCCCCGCGCCAGCGGCCCCCGCCGCGCCCGTCCCGGCGGACGCGCTGCCCGCCGTCGCGACCGCTCCCGTGGAGCCGCCCGTCGCGCCCGCCGCCGTGCGGGCAGCGGTCCCCGTCCCGCCGCCCCCGCCCGTGCCGGTCGCCGCCCAGCTCGCGCCCCAGCTCGCGTCGCTGCGCAGCCTGGGGGAGGGGCAGCACGTGATGTCCCTCGCGATCGACCCCGAGCACCTCGGCCCCGTGCGGGTCGTCGCGCACATCAGCCCCGACGCCATCCGGATCGAGCTGATCGGGGCCACGGACGCCTCACGCGAGGCGCTGCGCGGCTCGCTCTCCGAGCTGCGGCGGGACCTCGCCGCGTCAGGCCTGCAGGCCGAGCTCCAGCTCGGGCAGCGGCAGGCTGGCTCGAGCGACCAGGGCCGCGCCGACGGAGGACCCGCTCGCGGCGCCTCCCCGACAGCCTCCACCGGCGCCGGCGGCACTGCCGCCGGGGACCTCCCCACCCAGCCCCGCACCCCGTCGGCCACCCGGCCCGGCGGCATCGACGTCATCGCCTGA
- the fliF gene encoding flagellar basal-body MS-ring/collar protein FliF: MPAQISAVLERMGGTVKQFTLAQRTLAIIGLAVLVLGAVALTSWMTKPSLSPLFTSLSATDASAVVDELSAAGVAYELADGGSTVMVPADQLYSMRLKLAAAGLPANADGAGYSLLDDMGMTASEFQQEVTYQRALEGELSKTISALSGVEAATVKLAIPEDSVFVSQTADPTASVFVRTAQGSTLGAEKVQAIVHLVSAGIEGMKPADVAVVDSSGAVLSTVGAETGTGLSGQQTAEYESRVQLAVQAMLDRLVGAGKSAVTLTAELDYDKTERVSEQFSATPDVPPLISATTTEEYTGRGSTSTGVLGPDNIAVPSGDADAGAYSSTTENLNNAVNKVTEQTVTAPGSVKRQSLAVAVDAAAAAKIDMNELTAMVSAAAGIDTARGDTVAVQRMAFDTTTAEAAQAALSAADAQAAKAATASLVRELAIAGAVLLIVLALLVAAVRRSRRNRRESLDIGELPLLGAGDDPLELEGPDLALAALTPPVAPDGSAIRRAEISALADEQPAEVADLLRGWLSTSGSGAGRR; the protein is encoded by the coding sequence ATGCCCGCGCAGATCTCCGCGGTGCTGGAGCGGATGGGCGGCACCGTCAAGCAGTTCACGCTGGCGCAGCGCACGCTCGCGATCATCGGACTGGCAGTGCTGGTGCTGGGGGCCGTGGCCCTGACCAGCTGGATGACCAAGCCGAGCCTGAGCCCGCTGTTCACCAGCCTCTCCGCGACCGACGCGAGCGCCGTCGTGGACGAGCTCAGCGCGGCGGGCGTCGCCTACGAGCTCGCCGACGGCGGCTCGACGGTGATGGTCCCCGCCGACCAGCTGTACTCGATGCGCCTCAAGCTGGCGGCGGCGGGCCTGCCCGCGAACGCGGACGGCGCCGGGTACTCGCTGCTCGACGACATGGGCATGACCGCCTCGGAGTTCCAGCAGGAGGTCACCTACCAGCGGGCGCTCGAGGGCGAGCTCTCCAAGACGATCAGCGCGCTGTCCGGGGTCGAGGCCGCGACGGTCAAGCTGGCCATCCCCGAGGACAGCGTCTTCGTGTCGCAGACGGCCGACCCGACCGCCTCGGTGTTCGTCCGGACGGCCCAGGGCTCCACGCTCGGAGCCGAGAAGGTCCAGGCCATCGTGCACCTCGTCTCGGCCGGCATCGAGGGCATGAAGCCCGCCGACGTCGCCGTTGTCGACTCGAGCGGCGCCGTGCTGTCCACGGTGGGCGCCGAGACCGGCACCGGGCTCTCCGGCCAGCAGACGGCCGAGTACGAGTCGCGGGTGCAGCTCGCGGTGCAGGCGATGCTCGACCGGCTCGTCGGCGCCGGCAAGTCCGCGGTGACGCTCACCGCCGAGCTGGACTACGACAAGACGGAGCGGGTCAGCGAGCAGTTCTCGGCGACCCCTGACGTGCCGCCGCTGATCTCCGCGACCACCACCGAGGAGTACACCGGTCGTGGCAGCACCTCCACCGGGGTGCTCGGCCCGGACAACATCGCCGTGCCGTCGGGGGACGCCGACGCCGGCGCGTACTCGTCGACCACGGAGAACCTCAACAACGCCGTGAACAAGGTGACCGAGCAGACGGTCACCGCCCCCGGCAGCGTGAAGCGGCAGTCGCTCGCGGTCGCCGTGGACGCGGCCGCCGCGGCCAAGATCGACATGAACGAGCTCACCGCCATGGTCAGCGCCGCCGCGGGCATCGACACCGCGCGGGGCGACACGGTCGCCGTGCAGCGGATGGCCTTCGACACCACGACCGCGGAGGCGGCGCAGGCCGCGTTGAGCGCGGCCGACGCGCAGGCGGCGAAGGCCGCGACGGCCTCACTGGTCCGCGAGCTGGCGATCGCCGGCGCGGTCCTGCTCATCGTGCTGGCGCTGCTCGTCGCGGCCGTCCGCCGGTCGCGGCGGAACCGCCGGGAGTCGCTCGACATCGGCGAGCTGCCCTTGCTGGGCGCCGGTGACGACCCGCTCGAGCTGGAGGGCCCGGACCTGGCGCTCGCCGCGCTGACCCCGCCGGTGGCGCCGGACGGCTCGGCGATCCGGCGCGCGGAGATCAGCGCGCTGGCCGACGAGCAGCCCGCGGAGGTCGCGGACCTCCTGCGCGGCTGGCTCAGCACCTCCGGCTCCGGGGCGGGCAGGCGCTGA
- a CDS encoding flagellar hook assembly protein FlgD codes for MSIDASAIYSAPASSTGSTTSAAKNTLDSQAFLNLLVAQLSNQDPSSPMDTNDLMAQTTQLATMEQLTELTSTSREGFALQMRMAAAGLVGQQVTYTDAEGVTQTGVVSSVSYRTSVPTVMVGDAEVSLDSVATVTAPGTTPATPAPSA; via the coding sequence TTGAGCATCGACGCGTCCGCCATCTACTCGGCTCCCGCCTCGTCCACCGGGTCGACCACCTCGGCGGCCAAGAACACCCTCGACTCGCAGGCGTTCCTCAACCTGCTCGTCGCGCAGCTCTCCAACCAGGACCCGAGCTCGCCGATGGACACCAACGACCTGATGGCCCAGACCACCCAGCTCGCCACCATGGAGCAGCTCACCGAGCTGACCTCGACCTCGCGCGAGGGCTTCGCGCTGCAGATGCGGATGGCCGCGGCCGGCCTCGTCGGCCAGCAGGTCACCTACACCGACGCGGAGGGCGTGACCCAGACCGGGGTCGTCTCGTCCGTGTCCTACCGGACCTCGGTGCCGACTGTGATGGTCGGCGACGCCGAGGTGTCCCTCGACTCCGTGGCCACGGTCACGGCGCCCGGCACGACCCCCGCCACCCCCGCGCCCAGCGCCTGA
- a CDS encoding C40 family peptidase translates to MSGMAGVQPSGMAGVQARIAELRQLVEPTAPVVASAVAASTSGGSSDASFAAALAALGVDPAQYAALAGGSSGSGAATGQGLVEAAKKYLGVPYVWGGETLDEGGLDCSGLVLRAMTDLGVGDGVPRTARQQMTIGAPVASLDQALPGDLLVFGGGTHIGIYVGDGQMIDAPRAGSHVQIRDVYATPTAIRRVLPQEAAVADPGVALSAALTTATAQRSVLSLMAGAGVAS, encoded by the coding sequence ATGAGCGGCATGGCAGGCGTGCAGCCCAGCGGCATGGCGGGCGTGCAGGCGCGTATCGCGGAGCTTCGCCAGCTCGTGGAGCCCACCGCGCCGGTCGTGGCGTCGGCAGTGGCGGCCTCGACCAGTGGGGGCAGCTCGGACGCGTCCTTCGCCGCGGCCCTCGCGGCCCTCGGCGTGGACCCGGCCCAGTACGCGGCGCTGGCTGGCGGATCGTCCGGCTCGGGCGCCGCGACGGGCCAGGGCCTCGTGGAGGCGGCCAAGAAGTACCTCGGCGTCCCGTACGTGTGGGGTGGCGAGACCCTCGACGAGGGCGGCCTGGACTGCTCCGGCCTGGTGCTCCGCGCCATGACCGACCTGGGCGTCGGAGACGGCGTCCCGCGCACCGCACGGCAGCAGATGACCATCGGCGCGCCGGTGGCGAGCCTCGACCAGGCCCTGCCCGGGGACCTCCTGGTCTTCGGCGGCGGCACGCACATCGGCATCTATGTAGGGGACGGCCAGATGATCGACGCGCCCAGGGCGGGCTCGCACGTGCAGATCCGCGACGTGTACGCGACGCCCACCGCCATCCGGCGCGTGCTGCCGCAGGAGGCGGCGGTCGCCGACCCGGGCGTGGCCCTGTCAGCGGCGCTGACCACCGCGACCGCGCAGCGCAGCGTGCTGAGCCTGATGGCCGGCGCGGGGGTGGCCTCGTGA